Within Terriglobales bacterium, the genomic segment ATCAGCCAGCCGTAGCTTCAACGAGGTTGTAAACAAGGGGGAGGGGTCGCGGGTAGCTTACGCGGCCTCTTTTTATTGGATGCGGGGTTCCGGTTCTACCAAACCTTGCGCCGAACGAAGTCCCACACCGCCTCGGCCGCCAGCCCGGCGAGGCTGCGACGGCCGGCCGTGAGCAGAGCAGTTCCAGCCATGCCCGCCTTGAGCTCGCCCTTCGGATTCTCTACCTGGATGGTGACCGCGTAGAACGTCGGCGGACGGATCCCCCGGTACTGGGCGTGTTCGCTCAGCCCGGCCGCCATGTCGGATGAGGCGGGGGCCAGGGACTGGACCCTTCCGGAGATGGAGATCACGCCCGCGTCCGGGAGCAGACGGACATCAGCGCCCACCTGGGTCTTGCGAACAGCGAACTCTGGCAGATAGATGCGGGCCCGCAAAGTGGAAAGGTCTGCTACTTCGACCAGTTCGGTCCCAGGTTCGACGCGAGAGCCCATGCGGTCTGACACGCGCGGGGTCATGACCTGGCCTCCGATGGGAGTGGAGATGGCCAGCATGGCGACCTGCTGCTGCAGCAACCGGCTGCGCTCGGCCAGTTGCTGGCGCTCGCGATCGGCCACGCCAAAGGCGGCGTAGCGAAGCTGCGCATCGGTGGCGCGGGCGGCCGCCATCCGGGAGTCCGCCAGCGTCTTGCCGGCCTCCGATTCCAGGCCCAGGTTGCGCAGCCTCAGCAAGGTCTCTCCTGCGGCCACCTTCTTCCCCTCGACCGCATTCACCTCCACTACCGTTCCCGGGACGGCGGCGCGCAGCACCGCGCGGTTCGCCGGTTCGAGCAGGAAGCGGCCTTCGACCGTCTCCCGCCAGATGGGAAGGACGAGCAGCAGCCCCAGGGCCACTCCCGCCATCAGCTTGTTTCGGGGCGTCGCCAGGGCCAGAACGCGATCTTTCTTGTCCAGATATAGCGTATTCATAAACCTCACCAATACAGTGATGCGGGAGCGGAAGATCATGTACCCGGCCCCGATCGCCGGAATGAAGGCCCACTCCGGCCCGATAAAGCCGCCGGCGATATTGCCCGCGAACTTCGCCACCACGTAGAGCAGGGAATAGCTGTAGATGCCGGAAAGGATCCCGTACACCACGTAGCCCACGCGGCGGCGCTTGGGAACGTAGGGCACCTCCACCGGCAGGCGCCAGATGTGCTTCTTCACCCAGCCGGTCACGTAGGCGGTAGAATCTTCCTTGAGCTGGGGCAGGGCCAGGATCTCGGTGATCAGGTAGTAGCCGTCCAGCTTGATGAGAGGATTCCAGTTGAAGAACAGCACCCCAAG encodes:
- a CDS encoding HlyD family efflux transporter periplasmic adaptor subunit — its product is MNLTEALNTALPEIPALSGKERYPKLHPKLVGREQEEEGKTVITAVVSGKSWLYQFSPSEWELVQLFDGERSYEEVSDLFAEQHGIRYDPGEIREMAANLDTMEFWYKTPQELNTTLTQKLADERSQHTKKKSKYGDVSHLQFSAWDPDEWFDRILPWLEFTYTRWFTLVTLFAFAFMTYVFIDRWAEIGYDTLQFYNFTEKGFWDIVEFWFLACGVLFIHESAHGLTCKHYGGHVHRMGFHLIYLTPAFFTDVTEAWVYANRWQRVVTIVSGAWSEMIICAVATAVWWGTPYGTFVHDFAYKLILITGLGVLFFNWNPLIKLDGYYLITEILALPQLKEDSTAYVTGWVKKHIWRLPVEVPYVPKRRRVGYVVYGILSGIYSYSLLYVVAKFAGNIAGGFIGPEWAFIPAIGAGYMIFRSRITVLVRFMNTLYLDKKDRVLALATPRNKLMAGVALGLLLVLPIWRETVEGRFLLEPANRAVLRAAVPGTVVEVNAVEGKKVAAGETLLRLRNLGLESEAGKTLADSRMAAARATDAQLRYAAFGVADRERQQLAERSRLLQQQVAMLAISTPIGGQVMTPRVSDRMGSRVEPGTELVEVADLSTLRARIYLPEFAVRKTQVGADVRLLPDAGVISISGRVQSLAPASSDMAAGLSEHAQYRGIRPPTFYAVTIQVENPKGELKAGMAGTALLTAGRRSLAGLAAEAVWDFVRRKVW